One Desulfuromonadales bacterium DNA window includes the following coding sequences:
- the glgP gene encoding alpha-glucan family phosphorylase codes for MKIDWKRYLREPKIAYFSMEIGLSNDIPTYSGGLGVLAGDTIKSAADLKLPMVGVTLASRKGYFRQDLDPDGWQLEFPVEWHPDAYMELLPVKTLVTIENRDVMVQSWLYPVKSPTGGEVPVLFLDVDIAGNAVEDRRITDHLYGGDHACRLKQEIVLGLGGARILEALGFTIRKYHMNEGHASLLTLELLNRFRRPLEDTWDERASWNTAQVMEHCVFTTHTPVKAGHDHFSYDMVEGIMGEVVPISLLRELGGKEELNMTMLALQLSRYVNGVAKKHGEISKNLFPGFEIHAITNGIHPFTWASAFFVTLYDRYLPGWANEPELLVRVDIIPDEEIWDAHCGAKAYLFQYIEETTGEQFDHDILTIGFARRAAAYKRGDLILSDIERLLHIGKGKIQLVFGGKAHPRDEAGKIVIQRIVQQSRQLRDRVRIVYLKNYNLDVAYRLIPGVDLWLNNPLRPLEASGTSGMKAALNGVPNFSVLDGWWIEGHIEGVTGWSIGPPPTETSTSENHSVADAADLYDKLEKVIIPTYYDNRPEWIRIMKSAIGKNAYYFNTHVMMRRYVTEAYIR; via the coding sequence ATGAAGATCGACTGGAAGCGATACCTCCGCGAACCGAAAATTGCCTACTTTTCCATGGAAATCGGCCTGTCGAACGATATCCCGACCTACAGCGGCGGACTCGGCGTCCTGGCCGGAGATACCATCAAGAGTGCAGCCGACCTCAAGCTGCCGATGGTTGGCGTCACTCTGGCCAGTCGCAAAGGATATTTCCGCCAGGACCTCGACCCCGACGGATGGCAACTGGAATTTCCGGTCGAATGGCATCCGGACGCGTATATGGAGCTGCTGCCGGTCAAGACCCTGGTCACCATCGAAAATCGGGATGTCATGGTGCAGTCCTGGCTTTACCCGGTAAAAAGCCCCACCGGCGGTGAAGTGCCGGTTCTCTTTCTCGACGTCGATATCGCCGGCAACGCCGTTGAAGACCGCCGCATTACCGATCATCTCTACGGGGGCGACCATGCCTGCCGATTGAAACAGGAAATCGTGCTCGGCCTGGGCGGTGCCCGAATTCTCGAGGCTCTCGGCTTCACCATCCGCAAATATCACATGAACGAAGGGCACGCGAGCCTGCTGACTCTTGAACTGCTCAATCGTTTCCGTCGGCCACTGGAGGATACCTGGGACGAGCGCGCTTCCTGGAACACCGCCCAGGTCATGGAGCATTGTGTCTTTACTACCCACACCCCGGTCAAAGCGGGGCATGACCACTTTTCTTACGACATGGTCGAAGGGATCATGGGCGAAGTAGTGCCGATCAGCCTGCTGCGCGAGTTGGGGGGGAAAGAGGAACTGAACATGACCATGCTGGCTCTCCAACTCTCACGCTACGTGAACGGAGTCGCAAAAAAACACGGCGAGATCTCCAAGAACCTTTTCCCCGGTTTCGAGATACATGCCATCACCAACGGCATTCATCCCTTCACCTGGGCTTCCGCTTTTTTCGTCACTCTCTACGATCGCTATTTGCCAGGCTGGGCCAACGAACCCGAGTTGCTGGTGCGCGTCGACATTATTCCTGACGAGGAAATCTGGGATGCTCACTGCGGGGCCAAGGCCTATCTTTTTCAGTACATCGAGGAAACCACCGGCGAGCAGTTCGACCATGACATACTGACCATCGGCTTTGCCCGGCGCGCGGCGGCTTACAAGCGAGGCGACCTGATCCTCTCCGACATCGAGCGGCTGCTGCACATCGGCAAGGGAAAGATTCAGCTGGTTTTCGGCGGCAAGGCCCATCCTCGGGACGAGGCGGGGAAAATTGTCATCCAGCGGATCGTGCAGCAGTCGAGGCAGCTGCGCGACAGGGTCAGAATCGTCTATTTGAAAAACTATAATCTGGATGTCGCCTACCGTCTGATCCCGGGTGTCGATCTCTGGCTGAACAATCCGCTGCGGCCCCTCGAAGCCTCCGGCACCAGCGGCATGAAAGCGGCCCTCAACGGCGTGCCGAACTTCAGCGTACTCGATGGTTGGTGGATCGAAGGGCATATCGAGGGAGTGACCGGCTGGTCGATCGGACCACCTCCGACCGAGACTTCGACCAGTGAAAATCATTCGGTAGCCGACGCCGCCGATCTCTACGACAAGCTGGAGAAGGTGATCATCCCCACCTACTACGACAACCGCCCGGAATGGATCCGGATCATGAAGAGCGCCATCGGCAAGAACGCCTATTACTTCAATACCCATGTGATGATGCGGCGCTACGTAACTGAGGCTTACATCCGCTGA
- the rtcA gene encoding RNA 3'-terminal phosphate cyclase has protein sequence MILIDGAAGEGGGQVLRSALTLSLLTGTPFKIVHIRARRHKPGLMAQHLQAVAAAAAVGSARVEGAHPGSTTLVFVPTTIRPGHYRFEIGTAGSTSLVLQTVLLPLVFARGPSTIEITGGTHVAWSPCFHYLDLHWLPYLREMGLAVELALVRAGFYPRGGGQVTARIRPAEILRGLSLVERGRLRRIFCLSAVGNLEQSVAERQSCAALPRLAGLTAQVESRNISLPSVGKGTVCLILAEFERTRCCYYALGERGKPAERVAEEAVDAFLAFLDTDGAIDEFLADQLLLPLALAQGASELRTARVSQHLLTNAEVIRRFLSARIEIIGSPGKAGLVRVQGNPAAVAAGS, from the coding sequence ATGATCCTGATCGACGGAGCTGCGGGAGAGGGTGGGGGGCAGGTTTTGCGCAGTGCCCTGACCCTCTCTCTGCTGACCGGCACACCCTTCAAGATTGTGCACATCCGGGCTCGCCGCCATAAGCCTGGCCTGATGGCTCAACACCTGCAGGCCGTCGCGGCAGCCGCGGCAGTGGGAAGCGCTCGCGTCGAAGGGGCGCATCCGGGTTCCACAACCCTCGTTTTTGTACCGACCACCATACGGCCTGGCCATTACCGTTTCGAGATCGGCACGGCCGGCTCAACCTCCCTGGTGCTGCAGACCGTCCTTCTCCCTCTGGTTTTTGCCCGCGGTCCTTCAACCATCGAAATCACCGGCGGCACGCATGTCGCCTGGAGTCCCTGCTTTCATTATCTTGACCTGCATTGGCTGCCGTATCTGCGCGAGATGGGGTTGGCCGTTGAACTGGCGCTGGTCCGGGCCGGCTTCTACCCGCGCGGTGGCGGCCAGGTCACAGCCCGCATCCGGCCCGCCGAAATTCTGCGGGGCCTGTCACTGGTCGAACGCGGCCGACTCAGGAGGATTTTTTGCCTCTCGGCCGTCGGCAATCTGGAGCAGAGCGTGGCGGAGCGGCAGAGCTGTGCGGCACTTCCACGGCTGGCAGGCCTGACGGCGCAAGTCGAGTCCCGAAATATCTCCCTGCCCTCGGTCGGAAAGGGGACGGTATGTCTCATACTGGCCGAATTCGAGCGAACAAGGTGCTGTTACTATGCCTTGGGGGAGCGGGGAAAACCGGCGGAACGAGTCGCTGAGGAAGCAGTGGATGCTTTTCTTGCCTTTCTGGATACCGACGGGGCGATTGACGAATTCCTTGCCGACCAGCTACTTCTCCCCCTGGCCCTCGCCCAGGGCGCCTCAGAGTTGCGCACGGCCAGGGTGAGCCAGCATCTGCTCACCAACGCCGAAGTCATTCGCCGGTTTCTTTCGGCCAGGATTGAAATCATCGGCAGTCCCGGCAAGGCAGGCCTGGTTCGCGTCCAGGGAAATCCGGCTGCCGTAGCAGCAGGCTCATAG
- a CDS encoding EVE domain-containing protein yields the protein MSLPRRRYWLMKSEPACFSLADLAASPNGVSHWDGVRNYQARNLLRDEITDGDGVLFYHSSIAEPAIVGIARVVSKGYPDYTALDPRSDHFDPRASDENPIWYMVDVQYLATLSQPLTREDLGRHPVLAQMEVLKKGNRLSVQPVTEEQWQTILQLAAIADPLADTPPGGRKQ from the coding sequence ATGTCTCTTCCCCGGCGCCGCTACTGGTTGATGAAATCGGAACCGGCATGCTTCTCCCTCGCCGACCTTGCCGCCAGCCCGAACGGCGTCAGCCACTGGGACGGCGTCCGCAATTACCAGGCCCGCAATCTCCTGCGGGATGAGATCACGGATGGCGATGGCGTTCTCTTCTACCACAGCAGCATCGCGGAGCCGGCCATTGTCGGTATCGCCCGGGTGGTCAGCAAGGGATATCCGGACTACACTGCCCTCGATCCGCGGTCCGACCATTTCGACCCGCGGGCCAGCGACGAAAATCCCATCTGGTATATGGTCGACGTGCAGTATCTCGCCACCCTGTCGCAGCCGCTGACGCGGGAAGATCTGGGCCGGCATCCAGTGCTGGCGCAGATGGAAGTGCTCAAAAAAGGGAACCGCCTTTCGGTGCAACCGGTGACCGAGGAACAGTGGCAAACGATCCTGCAATTGGCGGCAATAGCCGACCCGCTGGCGGATACGCCGCCGGGAGGAAGGAAACAATGA
- a CDS encoding ferritin family protein yields the protein MNVFDFAIKMELDGKAFYEKMAKGTNLAGLQAIFSQLAADEQKHYEIFLALKSQTQATAMEDTTVLEQARNVFEVLLEQKETLGPIQGDLEGYRYAMKVEADSFRLYEDAAQKERNPDVKNLLLRIAGEERKHFSILQNILDFVNAPNQYLAWGEFSNIDEFRQFGRDVD from the coding sequence ATGAACGTGTTTGATTTTGCCATCAAGATGGAGCTCGACGGCAAGGCATTTTACGAGAAAATGGCCAAAGGGACGAACTTAGCTGGCCTGCAGGCAATTTTCTCACAACTTGCTGCCGATGAGCAGAAGCACTACGAAATTTTCCTGGCCCTGAAAAGCCAGACCCAGGCGACGGCCATGGAGGACACGACGGTTCTCGAGCAGGCAAGGAATGTTTTCGAAGTGCTTCTGGAACAGAAGGAGACCCTCGGTCCCATCCAGGGGGACCTGGAAGGATACCGCTACGCCATGAAGGTCGAGGCGGACAGCTTCCGACTCTACGAGGACGCCGCGCAAAAAGAAAGGAACCCGGATGTGAAGAACCTCCTGCTGCGCATTGCCGGCGAGGAGCGCAAGCACTTCTCCATCCTGCAGAACATCCTCGACTTCGTCAACGCCCCAAATCAGTATCTTGCCTGGGGCGAGTTCAGCAACATCGACGAATTCCGCCAGTTCGGTCGCGACGTTGATTGA
- a CDS encoding AsmA family protein — MKKFFRVLRIISAILVLLVVVLTVAARILITPERIRAAVLPVAREALHREVELGEISISLFRGITLHDLNVRETDGKESFISADRVLLRYQFWPLLFKRVVIDEVRLDAPRIRIERLVDGSFSFSDLLPADAATPAAGIPVAPPAPSEASPIDLLVAEVAIRDGLVVFLDRVVNPTAPLEYKLADLNLTASDISMQKDFPVSLQAGINGSPLEITGRVNAASRSGQASVRLDDLDVTVFSPYFAAQLPGKLGSLKLKLDLTADGNAEGVASSGRIEMKQIDLVLDALKDAPLRGASASLDYRLKVDLVQKRLAIDEAKAAFNGIPLLITGTIENYAVAPAIDLKATIADLDLRQAIAAIPAALVQDVKGMDPAGTVNLTAHLAGPVDKGVGLLREAEIRLNGIQANVGGLRPALSGQLSVRGDTLDSRDLSVVAGDNRAAIELKASNLFGRPITVSSRITSERFNLEPLLQETATPVGTASTLQPKVPAATPVELGPFDLPLRADGSLQIGQAFYKGVAVDNFDLHYLLEKNVLTVDRLSGKVAGGSFNQTVRIDLTKKGLDYSTRLALKDVQAEPLVNAFVPKAAGTVFGELSLNADFNGRGTLPETLKRNLSGNGGFQIEDGKLTGAGLVKGLADFVNLEELRTLSFRRAKGSFTVTNGKVSLNSDFSGSDVRFAPLGTVGLDGDLDIALDLRLSPALTGKLDRRGNVAQFFTDAEGWGQLPLKAKGTIGAPRFALDSSAVKGKVKEKAREEIEKKLQEKVLDKLAPKEGEEGSREPAKQMLEEGLKKLLGR, encoded by the coding sequence ATGAAGAAATTTTTTCGAGTGCTGAGGATCATTTCCGCCATTCTGGTGCTGCTTGTGGTGGTGTTGACCGTTGCCGCCAGGATTCTGATCACCCCCGAAAGGATACGGGCAGCCGTCCTGCCCGTGGCCAGGGAAGCCCTGCACCGTGAGGTTGAGCTTGGCGAGATCAGCATCAGCCTCTTTCGCGGCATTACCCTGCACGATCTGAACGTTCGGGAAACCGACGGCAAGGAATCGTTCATCTCTGCCGACCGGGTGCTCCTGCGCTATCAGTTCTGGCCGCTGCTCTTCAAACGGGTCGTGATCGATGAAGTCCGCCTTGACGCGCCCCGCATTCGGATCGAGCGTCTGGTCGACGGCAGTTTCAGTTTCAGCGATCTGCTGCCCGCGGATGCGGCGACTCCTGCGGCTGGGATTCCTGTGGCGCCGCCTGCGCCGTCCGAAGCATCGCCGATCGATCTGCTCGTCGCCGAGGTGGCGATCAGGGACGGGCTCGTCGTTTTCCTCGACAGGGTCGTCAACCCCACCGCCCCCCTCGAATACAAGCTCGCCGATCTCAACCTCACCGCCAGCGACATCTCGATGCAGAAGGATTTCCCTGTCTCTCTGCAGGCCGGAATCAATGGCTCTCCTTTGGAGATCACCGGCAGGGTCAATGCTGCCAGCCGCAGCGGGCAGGCCAGCGTGCGTCTCGACGACCTGGACGTGACGGTTTTTTCTCCCTATTTCGCCGCGCAGCTGCCGGGCAAACTCGGTTCACTCAAACTAAAACTTGATCTGACGGCCGACGGCAATGCCGAGGGGGTTGCATCCAGCGGCCGCATCGAAATGAAACAGATCGACCTGGTTCTCGACGCGCTGAAAGATGCCCCGCTGCGCGGCGCCAGTGCCTCACTCGATTACCGGCTCAAAGTTGATCTGGTTCAGAAGCGGCTGGCCATCGATGAGGCGAAGGCGGCTTTCAACGGCATACCGCTGCTGATCACTGGTACCATCGAGAATTACGCGGTGGCGCCGGCCATCGATCTGAAGGCCACCATCGCCGACCTCGACCTGCGCCAGGCGATAGCCGCGATTCCGGCTGCGCTGGTGCAGGATGTGAAGGGTATGGACCCAGCCGGCACGGTCAATCTCACCGCGCATCTGGCCGGACCGGTGGACAAGGGGGTCGGACTGCTGCGCGAGGCAGAGATCCGCCTCAATGGCATCCAGGCCAATGTTGGCGGCCTGCGCCCGGCCCTCAGCGGTCAGCTAAGTGTGCGGGGCGACACTCTTGACTCCCGCGACCTGAGTGTGGTTGCGGGGGATAACCGGGCAGCAATCGAGCTCAAGGCAAGCAATCTCTTTGGCCGGCCGATCACCGTCAGTAGCCGGATCACCTCGGAGCGGTTCAATCTCGAACCGTTGCTGCAGGAGACGGCGACTCCGGTCGGGACGGCGTCGACGCTGCAACCGAAGGTTCCTGCAGCGACGCCGGTTGAACTCGGACCCTTCGATCTGCCGCTGCGGGCCGACGGCAGTCTCCAGATCGGGCAGGCATTTTACAAGGGGGTGGCGGTCGACAATTTCGACCTGCACTATCTTCTCGAGAAGAATGTATTGACTGTCGACCGGTTGAGTGGAAAGGTGGCCGGCGGCAGTTTCAACCAGACGGTCCGGATCGACCTGACAAAGAAAGGTCTGGATTATTCAACCCGGCTTGCTCTCAAGGACGTGCAGGCCGAGCCGCTGGTCAATGCCTTTGTCCCGAAGGCAGCCGGCACCGTTTTCGGGGAACTGAGTCTGAATGCCGATTTTAACGGCCGCGGCACACTGCCGGAGACGCTGAAGCGCAACCTTTCCGGCAACGGCGGCTTTCAGATTGAGGACGGCAAGCTGACCGGTGCCGGCCTGGTAAAGGGTCTCGCCGATTTCGTCAATCTCGAGGAGTTGCGGACGCTCAGCTTTCGGCGGGCGAAGGGTAGCTTTACCGTAACCAATGGCAAGGTGAGTCTGAACAGCGATTTTTCCGGCAGCGATGTGCGTTTCGCACCATTGGGGACGGTCGGTCTGGATGGCGACCTCGATATCGCTCTCGACCTGCGTCTCTCACCGGCACTGACGGGCAAGTTGGACCGGCGCGGCAATGTCGCCCAGTTCTTTACCGATGCCGAGGGGTGGGGACAGCTTCCGCTCAAGGCAAAGGGTACGATTGGCGCCCCCCGGTTTGCTCTGGACAGTTCCGCCGTCAAGGGCAAGGTCAAGGAGAAGGCCCGCGAGGAGATCGAAAAAAAGCTGCAGGAAAAGGTTCTCGACAAACTGGCGCCGAAGGAAGGGGAGGAGGGTTCCCGGGAGCCGGCCAAACAGATGCTCGAAGAAGGCCTGAAGAAACTCCTCGGGCGTTGA
- a CDS encoding ferritin family protein — MTGLEDFSGFEVIRAAMEVEKNGHRFYAAMVQKAKSQLAREIFTWLAQDEVQHLKTLEQLVPKYEEGSFWEEEEQFLPYLRRFSDSEIFPSPERLEAVLQKEDSDLEAFDLAIEAEEKFAEYFHVAAKNARSAEGKDAFTWLAGEEDRHAAVLKERRSKLLAVAAG; from the coding sequence ATGACAGGTTTGGAGGATTTCAGCGGGTTCGAAGTGATCCGGGCGGCCATGGAAGTTGAAAAGAATGGCCACCGTTTTTATGCCGCCATGGTACAGAAAGCCAAGAGTCAGCTGGCCAGGGAGATTTTCACCTGGCTTGCCCAGGATGAAGTGCAGCACCTGAAGACCCTCGAACAGCTTGTCCCCAAATACGAGGAAGGGTCCTTCTGGGAAGAGGAAGAGCAGTTTCTGCCCTATCTGCGCCGTTTTTCCGACAGCGAGATATTCCCCTCTCCCGAGCGTCTTGAGGCAGTTCTGCAGAAGGAGGACTCCGACCTCGAAGCATTCGACCTGGCCATCGAGGCCGAAGAGAAGTTTGCCGAGTATTTTCACGTTGCGGCGAAGAATGCCCGGTCTGCCGAAGGGAAAGACGCCTTTACCTGGCTCGCCGGCGAAGAAGACCGGCACGCGGCAGTTCTAAAAGAACGACGCAGCAAGCTTTTGGCGGTCGCAGCGGGATAG